The region CAGGTcgggacccgatccctgcccctcgtggggctcacactctaatgatGATTGTtatttttggttaagtgcttactatcgtcaagcactgtattaagaacttggggtcgatacaagatcccATATGAcccgtaggagggagaacaggtactgagcgacagaggagttcagtgactcgcctaaggtcacgcagcgaagcggcagagccgggctgaggacccaggtcccctaactcccgggCCCTTCCCGTTAGTTGATGCTGCTTACTTGATCCAAAGCCAAGCCCGTGCACGAGGAAAGCCGAGTCCTCTCCAACCACTGACCTCTGTCGCGGCTCTGCTGTGGCGAGGGGTCCACCGGGGTGGGTGCGAGCCTGCAGAGTCAAGTGGGGGAAGCGAAAGGAACACAGTTAATTCAGACTGGGGGTGGGGCTCGAATTTCAGAGAGACCAACTCGTCTGCCCAGCGTTCAGCGGAAAGTGACGGGACAGGGGTGTTTGAGGCGTATTTTCTCCCTTAACGGGCACGGTGGCGGTCGGGCTGAGGTGCGTCTGTCGGGGTCTGATTCAGCGTTATGTCGTCTCCAAAGGGAGAAGCCAAATTCTTCTTCCAGGGCTGCCACCTTGCTCGCCTGGTTTcccagcgcgggggggggggggggggggggggcttgggttCACCCGATTCCAAATGGAGAATGTATCGTCTCCCCTCAGCGAGTTGGCCCAAGGGCATTTTTAGGCTTGGGGGGAGGTCCCTGGGGGGGGTCGGGGCTGCAGAAGGGTGCCTGGGGGAGGCGAgaatccaggaggaggaggagtagtctgccaacctctcccctctctaggccgaggagccaaggctggggggagctgcgcgtcccccccccccggctggtcCTCAAGACCCCCAGAGCCGGGATGGGACGGAGCGGCAGCGGAGGCCGTGTGGGAGTGGATTCTGCCACGGGGAGATGTTtctggggcccggggcgggggaggcggccaggtgggggtggggcggccgTCGGGGTGGGCCCCCGGGGTCGAAAATAGCCACTTGGCCGTTGCTTACCTTGAAAAGCCCCTTGTTTGCTATTGAACAATCTCCTTTCTGTTGTTCTGAATGTTGGTTTTTTACGAGAACGGGGAATAAAAATCTCCATCGTGAGGGAGTCTTGTCCGTCCGCTGCCAGTGCAGACGGGAGAGGCTCCTTTGGGTGAGGAAGGGGACACGGGGACGGGATGAAGATGTGGCAtcccctgtctcccccgaccCAGCTGGGCCggtggggtcaggggtgggggcaTGAAGGGGAGAGCAGACTTTACACTTTTCTTTCTCACGCCTCTTCCAACGTTTGTTATTTTAATTCACTGACTTTGTGGGCTTCAAAACCCTCGTATTGTGCAGAAGAACAGAGCTAAACGCTACACTTTATGGGGCCCCGGAGACTTCACGGAGACTTTAGCGGGAGCTCAATGGGGTAAAGCCCGGCTTCAGGGTCATAAAGAACCCCCAGCTTGGGCCACCTCAGACACGGGGGCGATTGTATTTGACCGGGGCCCAGCCTGCCTCTCAATaagcctctctccctttcttcaggaCTCACAAAGGGGAGATTAGGGCCCAGGATGGCCCCGTTCTTCTGCACATTGTTCTTAAACCGTCTGCTCGCATGTGTTGTGCGACCCATCCCGTCGTCCCGATCCCCCCTGGCCGTAGGCCCAGGCTTGTTCAGGGGAAGGCCGCCGGCGGGCCTGGAGCGAGccggcctcccctctcctccctctctgctccttgcGGGGCCTTGGGCGAGCCCAGGGAGCAGCGGATGCCGCGGCCCCTGCTCTCGGTCCATTGTCCCGGGGATAAAGGTGGCGGGAGCCACATGTCCCACCGGGGTCGGCGGCAGATGGCCGGAGCCAGCCCGTGGAGCCCAGGTCTGGGTGGAGGGTTTTGTCTGGTGGCCGAGACTCGGCTGGGgatttgcggggggagggggccggagcccAGAGCGGTCGGGGCCTCGAACGGGATGCCAGGTAGGGGGTGTCGGGTCAGACGGGACCCGAGTGACCACACTGACCTCCTCCCGGGCTCCGGCTCCCGCTCTCTTTCTCCCGAACCGGCTTCCGGGGACGGGAAAGGTGGTACAGCCCGCTTCTGCTTTTCCGCTCCCCGGGAGTTCCAGCGTGTGACTTTGGTACTTTGTCGTTATTGGTTGTGAACACGATTCTTCTGTCTTTAACTCTGTTGCAAAAGAAATTCGCGTCGTTAAAACCCGCCAAGACGGGTTCCCGGGGAAACCGattgtgtgtctgtgtttttgGCCTCGTCCCGCTGTAGTTTCTAGACCGGTGTCGCAAAACTGTACTTGTCACCGGCTCTGTTCAGacttggggttggggaaggggaggggagacggcCTGTTCTGTTCTTACCCGTCCGAGATGCCCCGGCCTCTGGCTTCCCGGAGGGGCTGTGTTCTGGCCTAATTCCTCTAGACAAGATGCAATAAAAACATTGCCATAAAGCACGCTGCCATATTGTGTTTTGGAAGGATGTGCCGGGGGGCCTCGAGCGTAGTGGCATTGGGATTCTGGGGTGCGGAGAACTGTCAGTTACCTGATGGGGGGGCCGGGAAGCAGCCTGCCCTTCCGAAGAGGCTGACGGAAAAACTTCAAcccggaggagcaggaggtggggtgaggggacggCCTTGTCCCTCCTGGGCGGCAGCGCTGCCATCTGAGCCACCGCCTTGGGTTGGGGCAGCTCCCCGGCCGGTGGGCAGCAGGCTGCCCGTCGGccttgcaggagggagaggagacgccACTCGCTCGGGGCTTTGGGGGTGCGGGAGGCAGGAGCCCCAGCAGCAGGGAGGGTCCCACGCCCCGGTTAGAaaactctccctctcctgctggcGCCCGAGCAGTTTCTTTGGCGGCCTGCCTCCCCCCAAGGGAAAGGCCAAAGGCCGGGGGAGACGCTCACTTCCCAAAGCCCGGAACTCCACTGGGCCGGCTGGGACCCTGCGCGGCTTGAGGgacttaaatgatgatgatgatggtacccgttcattgcttactatgtgccaggcactgttctaagcactgggatagatacaaactaaggttGGGTacaattcaggtcccacatggggctcgaagttttaatccccattttacagatgagggaactgaggcacagagaagtgaaatgggttGCCTGAGGtaaccgagcagacaagtggcagagccgggattagaacccaggtccttctgactcccaggccccagctctgttCACTGGGCCGTGCTACTTTTCAATTAGGTGGAAACGGGGGAGGACTTCCTACCCATGAGGACTGTTTGCCTCTGGGGGTGGGCTCTCCTTCCCAGAGGCCTCTAGGGCCCGGGCAGATACCTGCTGCTCAGAAGCGTGGCAGGGCCAGTCCAGCCCAGCGGCCAGGAAAGAGTTGAGGTGACTGGTGGCCTTGGAAGCAGAGAGTCCTGAGGCTGGTCAGACCCAGTTACTGGCCACGCAGCTCCACGGGATGGGGTGGGGCCATTTccagcctgggagggagggagggagaggagcccggAAAGAAATCccaggggaagggctggggtggcCTGGGCCCCAGCAGCCTCCTTCCTGGCTGCCAGCTGGGCCcgggatcctcctcctcctcctctggggaaAAAGCAGGCACTGCCCACTTCCCTCCCTGGACCTGCCTGGCAGCTGGGCAAAAATAGCCCAAGGCGGGCAAGTCCATGGCTCACCTCCGGagacctttcttcttcctcctcctcctcctcctcctcctccagggcaagATCCAAACCCGCGGTCTCTGTTTCACTGACCCCTCTGGGCTGCCGGCCCAGGACCCCCGAAGCACAGCCCTCTCAGCTCGGGGCtgtggagcctcagtttccccttttccaGCCTACTGAGGGTGGGGATGTGACTGCAGATccagcccagagaggccaagacCCCAGGGGCCCACCGGCCCTTTCCGCCAACCCATCCTATtctgtcctgcctccccccccccgtcctctcccctcaaATGACTCTCTGGGGACATTCTGGCCACGAGAACTTGAGCTGAGGCAGACGGGCAGGTGGgccggcgggtgggggggggggggggagggagcgggagggggctaTTTTGGGAATCTGAAAAGTGACCAAGGAGGGGCGGGCCCCTGGGGCTCAGACACAGGCAAAGCCTCTCGCGGACGTGCGCCTGACCGAGACGTACCGTTCAACCAAACCTaccgcccccgccctctcccccgggACCCGGCCCTGCCCACGGGACCCCCAAACTCTCCAAGAGGAGCGGGGGTGGGCGACAGGGCCCCCAGGAACAGCAGCCGCAAGCCACCTGGACGGAGGCCTGTGACTCAGAGGATCCACCTAGATCCACCacgtaccagctgtgtgaccttgggaaagccgcttcacttctctgtgcctcagtttcctcatctgtaaaatctgagttaagaccatcagccccagcggcggggagagggtgggagagacggGGAAAAGGACGGAAGGAGCAAGGAAGGAATGCCAGCACACTCTCCCCATTTCgcccgaggaaaccgaggcccagagagggccggtggaggcccgaggtcacccggcacagCTGGGCAGAgttgcccccgcccccaccggctCCCGCTACGGGGAGGGACGGCTCCGGACTCGGGCCCGGCCCAGACCCAGCGGACAATTAGCTAACTGGGTGGCACCGAGAGACGGTCTGTGGGCCAGAAAACCAAAGAGAAAGCGGGCCACGCTGGCCGGAACCTAGGAAGACCTGTCCCCCAACCTGGGTTCCTGGGGCTCCTGCTGCTACTTTTCCTCACCCCTTTCGTCCTTCGCCCCGGGCATCAGGTGCCCGggtttggggagtgggggggctccaccgcccacccacctccaccccagctccaggggctggggaagggccgGTATCTGGGCTCGGCGCTGGGGCCCTTGTCCCCGCCTGGAGACCGCGGTCGGGGGGCGGGCACCGGAGGGATTATGGGGACTTTCCACTGGAAGAATCACCCACTTTGGAGGGTCTGTCGCCATGGTGACCAGAGCCGGCGTCGTCTCCATGGAGACCCCCTCACCAGCCCTCTCTGCGGGAGCTCAGCGCCACAGGCCCACAGAGGGTGGGGGCAGtcaggggggtgagggggtcgggGCAAGAACACCAGAGAAGACCGGAGCGGgcgggagggaatggggagaggcggcTGGGgagcactcctcctcctcctctgcttcctcctccccaacctccatggaacaggggaagagcagggaggcagTGGCGCACTCTCCGTCACCCAGACTCCCGGCGCCCAGCTGTGCCCGTCAGTGCCCTGGgaccggcccccctccccttagcccctgggggcggggagagtagCGGCCATAGCCCCGTGTCAGCGgaagcccccggcccccgagcggCTCTGGGCACCAAGAAGCATCGAGGAAAAAGGCGTGGGCCTCGCCCTCCCCGGGTTTCTCGGCCAAGATGGCCACggctctgggggagacaggccCGGCAACAGGACGTCTCTCcggtgggctggaggagggggaagggacagggtgCCAGGGATCAAAATCCTCTCGACCgacagctcctcgcgggcagggaatgtgtctgttatactgcactctctcaagcacttacataatggttagagcacaggtctgggagtcggaaggtcatgatcatctcgtatctactccggcgcgtagaacagtgcttggcgcatagtgagcactttacaagtaccacagtcatAATGataactattaatattattatttagagaagcaccgCCTCAGCGGTTACGGGGGTGCCAGCTGAGGGGGTCACTGCTTCCTGCCCTGAGGGAGAGGGTCCTTTTCCTGAGGTGACCACGCCCGCCCTGCTCCCGGCCTCCGCAGGGCAAAGCCCTGGGGCTGCAGAAGGGCTGGGAGGCTTGGACTCCCTTAAAAGCCTTGACAAGGACAAGCGGGTTGGTCTCTCCCCAGGTCGTGGGGGCACCGGggccgggtgggtgggggggcacgTGGGCATGTGTTCCCACAGGCATGCGTGTGCTGGGACAAGCAGacgtgggtgtgtgtatgtggagcCTGGGGGGAACGGGGATTAATGGACACGTCCGTGTGAGAcagcggggaggggccggaggcgaGGTGGGGGTCGCGCTTAGGCCCGCTCTCAGCCTGCCTCTGTGTCCCCTGAGCCCGCCTCTGCCAGGGCtagcccccccgccccgtgccccCTCTGTGCCTGCCCAGGAGAGGAATGGGACCGGGGCGGTCTCGGGTCGGCCGTGCCCCGGCTCCGAACCCTCCAGCTCCGACAGCTGCTCCGGCGGCTGCCCTgtcggaggggtgggagggagggccgtCCGCCTgcccgtccgcccgtccgtctGTCTGCAAGGACAGCTCAGAGCCAGGTGGCCTCAGGAGACTCCAATGGGCGGGGTGGGCTATGATTCTGGGCTTCCGTCTGTCTGACTGCGGCTCCGAGGTGGCTCTGGGGTGCGGGGCTCAGGAGTCCCTGAAGGAAACCCCGAGATCTAGCCCAACCTTCCTGGACAGGGCCCAGGACCTCCCAGCATAgttggccggggaggggggtcagTGGCACTCTGGTGGTCTCCATAGCAACATAGCACAGCCAAGCGCTAAGGGGTCAGTCTGGCCAAGCGGGCACAGGTGTCCCTCTGGGGGCAATGCCCATCACAGTCCCACACTTGccaaagccaccccctccccccaccgcccgctTTCCCAGCTCCAGGAACCCACGCACTTTCCCCTCCGGCCGAGCCGGGCGGGCGTCGGCCAAGTCTCCCTCGCCCTCCACCCTCCGAGAACGAGCCCGGGGGCCGAGAGGTGACTGGCTCCCTCTGCCCCGAccggccttgggcaagccccagTGGCCTCCTCGCTCTTGTTTCCCTGCGAGAGCTGAGAGGAACAACTatagcaacccccccccccccccccccaccgggggaAGAGAAACGTGACCGCGGGGGGACGCAGGCCACGGTTTCTGAGTACGGAGGCggcgggaaggaaggagggagggaaggaaggaaggcggcCACGGGGCCGATAAGTGAGACCAACTGGTGGGGATTTGccaggggctgggttggagggtGCAAGCGGGCAGCGGGGCTGAGCCTCGGAGCGTGATTTGAGGTGAAGTTGGGCGCTCGTCCTACGTGAAGGCTGCTCCAGCTCTCTGCCTCCGAGccggcccggggtgggagggggctgcccgCGGCACCCTTCTCCCAGCCGAGACCCCAAGATGGACgggctccctcctctgccccacccaAAGCCCTGACCGCCAGAGCCCAGGCCCTCGGGtcagctccctcatctcccctcactCCTCGTTCCACGACAAGCCAGCCTGCACGCTTTTCTCCTCTAACACATCTCTTCGCcgactctcactctccctcctccctcccctgacacaccagtggcttgagaagcagcgtaacccAGCGGACGAGTCAGGAGGccccgggttccaattccagctcggtgctccgtgactttgggcaagacacctcacttctctgggccccagtgacctggtCTGTAAACTGTGAAACCGTcttggcacgcagtgagcacttaatgagtaccgtaATCATCATCGTAGGCAGCATTCTTACCGACTGGGGGATCCCGTGTCTGTATCCGGCGAGATCCTGGCCGCGTCCTGTGTCCCGGCCGCTCCTGTAGCGGGGGATGAGGGAAAGTCCTTTTGATGGCGGAGCTGAGCTGCGGTGTCCCGGGCCTGGGACCCGGGTACCTTTGGAGGATGGGCTTAGGTCTCCCACctctgggaagaagaagaagaaagaagaaagaagaagaaaagaagaagaggagtaggagtaggaggaggagtaggaggaggaggaggaggaggaggaggaggaggaggaggaggaggaggaggaggaggaggaggaggaggagggagggaggaggaggaggaggaggaggaggagggaggaggaggaggaggaggaggaggaggaggaggaggaggaggaggaggaggaggaggaggaggaggaggaggaggaggaggaggaggaggaggaggaggaggagaggaggggaggaggaggaggaggagggaggaggaggaggaggaggaggaggaggaggaggaggagaggaggaggaggagggaggaggagaggaggaggaggaggaggaggaggaggaggaggaggaggaggaggagaggaggaggaggagggaggaggaggaggaggaggaggaggaggaggaggaggagggaggaggaggaggaggaggaggaggaggaggaggaggagaggaggaggagggaggaggaggaggaggaggaggaggaggaggaggaggaggaggaggaggaggaggaggaggaggaggaggaggaggaggaggaggaggaggaggaggaggaggaggaggaggaggaggaggaggaggaggaggagaggaggagaggaggaggaggaggaggaggaggaggaggaggaggaggaggaggaggaggaggaggaggaggaggaggaggaggaggaggagaggaggaggaggaggaggaggaggagaggaggaggaggaggaggaggaggaggaggaggaggaggaggaggaggaggaggaggaggaggaggaggaggaggaggaggaggaggaggaggaggaggaggggaggaggaggaggaggaggaggaggaggaggaggagaggaggaggaggaggaggaggaggaggaggaggaggaggaggaggaggaggaggaggaggaggaggaggagggaggaggaggaggaggaggaggaggaggaggaggaggaggaggaggaggaggaggaggaggaggaggaggaggggaggaggaggaggaggaggaggaggaggaggaggaggaggaggaggaggaggaggaggaggaggaggagggaggaggaggaggaggaggaggaggaggaggggaggaggaggaggagaggaggaggaggagaggaggaggaggaggaggaggagaggaggaggaggaggaggaggaggaggaggaggagggaggaggaggaggaggaggaggaggaggaggaggaggaggaggaggaggaggaggaggaggaggaggaggaggaggaggaggaggagaggaggaggaggaggaggaggggaggaggaggaggaggaggaggaggaggaggaggaggaggaggaggaggaggaggaggaggaggggaggaggaggaggaggaggaggaggaggaggaggaggaggaggaggaggaggaggaggaggagaggaggaggaggaggaggaggaggaggaggaggaggagggaggaggagggaggaggaggaggaggaggaggaggaggaggaggaggaggaggaggaggaggaggaggaggaggaggaggaggaggaggaggaggaggaggaggaggaggaggggaggaggaggaggaggaggaggaggaggaggaggaggaggaggagaggaggaggaggaggaggaggaggaggaggaggagaggaggaggaggaggaggaggaggaggaggaggaggaggaggaggaggaggaggaggaggaggaggaggaggaggaggaggaggaggaggaggaggaggaggaggaggaggaggaggaggagggaggaggaggaggaggaggaggaggaggaggaggaggaggagaggagggggaggaggaggaggaggaggaggaggaggagaggaggaggaggaggggagaggagagaggaggaggaggagagaggaggggagaggatggaggaggaggaggaggaggaggaggaggaggaggagggaggaggaggaggaggaggaggaggagaggaggaggagggaggaggggaggaggaggagaggaggaggaggaggaggaggaggaggaggaggaggaggaggcaggagaggaggaggaggaggaggaggagggaggaggaggaggaggaggagaggagaggaggtggaggtggtggtggtggtggtccagGTCCAAAAACACCTCCGCTCCCGTCTGGGAGACTCCCTTCTGGTGACTGCTTGAATGCCTGCTTGATTAACCGTTTGCTCCCTGGCCTGGTACACTGCCCTCTGGTGGCCGTGTGGGCCACCCGCAGCCCGGCCCAGCGGCCGCCGCGGCCTAGACCTTGGAGATCCGTTGGGGCACCTTTCTGGGTCCTGTGTGGGGACCCCCCGGGGACCACTCCCTCCAGGGAGATTTCGCCTTGGAAGGGAATATCTCCCCCCAGGAGCCGAGCCCCCATCAGGAAGCTTCCCGGGTTTTTTCTTCCCGGAGGTGCCCCGGGCGCCATCCTACAAACGACCGGACTTCCCCAGGGGTTCCGAGGTTGAGGCGGctcggcgtggtggatagagcacgggccggggagtcagaaggtcgtgggttttaatcccggctccccccacttgtctgcagtgtgacctgggccaagtcacttcgcttctctgggcctcagttccctcatctgtaaaaaaccaagcaaacagggattaagaccgcgagccctttgtgggacaggaactgtgttcaacccaaataccctgtatccaccccagctctaagaCAGTGGCCTGGAACATGATAAATGCTGAAAGCGGCAAGGTCCCGCTTGGCCTCTtggtgctctgcgcccaggagTCCCCGGACCTCGAGTCCGTTACCTGCTCTCTTCTGCGGCCCGGTCGCTCCGTCCCCGGGCCTCCGTCCAGCCCGGTTGGCCCGGCTAGGGCTCTTTGTGGAACGTCCTCCTTCCCCGTGGCTAGTTCGAGGCCGGCCCGCTAGCCACGGGAGCCACTCCTGCCTCCCGGATCCCGGGATCAGGTGGGGTCTGAGCCCAGGGGCCGGGTCATGCCGGTAGGGGAGGACCGATGGGCCGGCACTGGTCAGCGGGGGCGCCGTGGCTCGTTCACCCCCCGGGCGGAGGAGCTTCCCCGAGCAAGAGGAGCCCGGCACGCCCTCCTGATAGGGTGAGGGAGCCGGGGGGTCCCCGAGGTCCTTCCTTTTCCCACTCTGATTCTCCTTGCAGGGTCTGGGATCAGAATTGAAGCAGGAGTCCTAGATAAATTGCCCCTCCTGCCCCGTTCCCAGATCAGAAAGTCCCACTCTGCCAGGGGAGGGATGTGCCATGAAAATGCTTCAGCAGAGAAGCCTGGGCCAAAGAGGGGTGGGTGGGCTCACCTTAGCCATCAAGGGGTCACTGCGTTCTGGCTCCCGGAAGCTCTCCAAGCACGACTGACCTCTGAGTCTCCGCTGGCCTCCGCATGGTTGCCGGATGGGCCGTCTTCTTCCTCCATCTGGGGTCTCCACACCACATCACCGGTGGGGAACCTCCCACCCGCCGCAAATAACGGTCCTCTTGTTCGGCTCCTGACACCCCAGACCTCGGGTCTGGCTCCTCAACCCAACGCCACCTTCCGGAGCTGCGCCTTCCCCCCGAGCCTCGGGGTCTGGATGGCCTTCACGGTTCCAACTTCCTTCACGCGCTTTGACCGACGCACGATTCGCAATGCCTCCTCTCGCCGAAGCCCCGAGTGGTCATCTCATCCGACCCGCCCAGCCTCCGGCAGGggtgactcacctcctccaaggggccttcccagactgagctccccttctccctctactccctctaccacccccccttcacctctccgcagcttaaccctcttttccccccatttccctctgctcctccccctctcccttgccatcccctcagcactgtactcgtctgctcaactgtatatattttcattaccctatttattttgttaatgaaatgtacatcgcctcgattctatttagttgccgttgtttttacgagatgttcttcccctcgactctatttattgccatcgttctcgtccgtccgtctcccccgattagaccgtaagcccgtcaaacggcagggaccgtctctatctgttgccgacttgttcattccaagcgcttagtacagtgctctgcacatagtaagcgctcgataaatactattgaatgaatgaatgaaagtgacgcAACCCAGCTCGGCTAGACGAGGA is a window of Ornithorhynchus anatinus isolate Pmale09 chromosome 18, mOrnAna1.pri.v4, whole genome shotgun sequence DNA encoding:
- the LOC114805486 gene encoding uncharacterized protein LOC114805486; the encoded protein is MAPGAPPGRKNPGSFLMGARLLGGDIPFQGEISLEGVVPGGSPHRTQKGAPTDLQGLGRGGRWAGLRVAHTATRGQCTRPGSKRGGRPKPILQRYPGPRPGTPQLSSAIKRTFPHPPLQERPGHRTRPGSRRIQTRDPPVELKTEESCSQPITTKYQSHTLELPGSGKAEAGCTTFPVPGSRFGRKRAGAGAREEEPLPSALAADGQDSLTMEIFIPRSRKKPTFRTTERRLFNSKQGAFQGSHPPRWTPRHSRAATEVSGWRGLGFPRARAWLWIK